Genomic DNA from Pongo pygmaeus isolate AG05252 chromosome 16, NHGRI_mPonPyg2-v2.0_pri, whole genome shotgun sequence:
CAGGGATCTGGTGAATTGATACTGGCTCTGTAACTAACTAGCCCTTGCCCACACCTGATTGTGAGGAGCCATTCTGAGGCCTCATCTGTAACACCTCTGCAGTCCCCAAGTGAAAATGTGGCCAAGCACGTAGGAAATGTCATTTGAAGAGtgacattttttatgttttgatatCACCATGAAAATCAGTAATAATCCCCAACAATACTAAGGTATACCTGAAACCATACCTTAAAAACATTTAGCAACCGCCTGAGGTTTGAAAGCAGCTTTTGGGTACGCATACACAAGACATAGCAGGTTCCCGTAAAAGAGAACAGACCACACAGCGCTTATGTCTCTCCATTCCGGTAAGTTCTTGGGAGAAGAACTGGCTTGGAACCATTTATCCACCAAATGGCAAGTGTCTGAACCGACAGTGAGTCTGTGTCTCTCAACCAACAGAAGGCTGGAGTATTTGGATTAATGAATAATTTAGTGCCAAGCACAAATACCATAGACATTTAGCAATAAGAACAGATAACCAAGTTGTTCATCAAATTCAAAACTGTTTAGAATGGCTAAGCAAAGCTGAAATAGAGACAATCCCCAGCTGATGGGAGGTGGGGAAAAGTGCCAACCCAGAAAGAAGAACAAATGTGTCACCTTATGTGACGTTCTCTTCCaccattgtttttctttcttaaatttgtCAAGGCTaagggaatttcttcacttttctaTTACAGAGGCAATATAGCATGCTGGGCTAAGAACATGCAGTCTGAACACAGACTCTCTAGATCTCAGTTATTTCATCTGTAAGATAGGGATATATTTGCAGATCTATCAaaagattgttgtgaggattaaatgagttaatacaatCATAACCCACTTAGAACAGATGCCTGGCATAGAGTAAGTGTTGATAAGTAGTTgccaatattcattttatatcatGGACAGGAACTACTGTTTGGACTACAATAgtgcccactatgtgccagaTTCAGCTACAGCCTTTGTATGTACAGGATCTTGGGGGAGCTCTGCAGAATTCCGCAAGGACTCACGGATAACCTTGACTTCTAGGTGGGTTTTAAGTTCATTTTCAGTTATACTTGAGGCCTGATGAGCACCTACTAGAAAAAACTCCCTCACGTAACCACAGTGTCGTCATCTTAACTATGCAATGGGCACAGCCATTTCCATTTCACAAACGAGATAGACTCATTTCTAAGTCTTGTCTAAGGACCATAAATACAAGTAGCCGTGCAGAGGCTCAAACCCAGGTCTTGAGATGCCAGGTGCAGTGTTTTTCCCACCAAACTACAGCTGCTTCTCATCTTCACTCATGGcttatttatttctctcagtCCAATAATATGCCCCACATGTAGAATACAGATCATGCATTAGAAAGGGGAATATGTTTAGAGATACACTGTTTTCCAGacattaacaaaaatataaaaacgttttaagaagagaaaaatttccATCAACAATCTACCCCATCCATCCTAGAgaccaaagaaattgaaataattagatTATGgaattttttgtctttcttttggaTGGTAAATGACATTTTTTAGATCACGTATTCATAGAGTACTTACCTAGACTTAGCCTTCGAATGCGAGTTACATAGATTTACTTAAACAACAGGAAGATATTTAGGTAAACCTATCTACAGTATCAATTCATTGGAGTTCTTTCAGTCCACAAGCCACTCACAGCACATCTCAAGTTTTAAGCCAGATGGGCTTCAGCCTTTAGAGACTGGTCACTGACCCAGAAAGGGAGGGCCTGTGCGCCATCTTGGCTTGGGTTTGCCTTGCTCCTGTTGACTCCTGGCCGAGGCTCAGAGGGCCAGTATGTTCTCCACCAGGCCTGAAGTCAGGAGACCCTGCCAACAGCATCCATTTACTCATGAAAAAATCAGACACCTGGAGCTTAGGGATCTACTTGCTCAAAATGCTCCTtatcagagaaaaataatagcaatgtAAAACTCTCATAGCATGGAAGAAGGTGACGTTTAGCTTTTTTTGTCATATGATCTTGTGATACCCAAAGACtctacaaaaccaaaaccaagtgTTTCAGGAAAGCaagagaagcttttttttttttttttttttttttttttttttttttttttttttttttttttttgagacaaggtctcactctattatccaggctggagtgcaatggcatggtcatagctcactgcaacctccgcttccaatgttcaagcgatcctcccacctcggcccctcaagtagctgggaccacaggtacacgccaccatgtccagctaatttttgtattttttagtagagatcgggtttcaccatgttggccaggctggtctcgaactcctgagatcaagcagttagccaacctcggcctcccaaagtgctggaattataaatgtgagccaccacgcccagccaagagaaGCATTTTGAAATCAGTATTCTGAAATCTGAATGTCAGACTATTTTAGTTGCACTGACtgatatataacaaaataaattaaactcaCAGGAGCCTCATGTTCAGAGGCAAAAATGACCAGCCCAAATTCAGCAGTGAGGGGTTATTAGCAGGGGTGGACCTGTGAGGGAATGCCATCATGAACTTCGTAACGTCTACAGGTGAGCCCAGCCTCTAAgctttgcttctctttttgcTTTGCTTCCCTTGTATCAATAAATGGGAGCCCACCTGGGAAAATGCAATTGCACAAAAGAATCTATTTATTGTTTATACTTTACCTCTTTCCATAAAGGATATTaaactaaaatgtaaatgaaagcaCATTAGACACCAAAACTTCCAaacaaatgttaattattttcaAGGTACCAATTATTTTGAGGAAACCCTGTAACTTTTTATGATTCTATGAATGAAATGGGCATTTCTGAGTGCTCTGACAACCAGAAAAAAGCCTGCGTGGAAGAAGAGAGAGTTCCGTGGCTATGTTCTTGCAAGGGGAATCTATTCTTCAGACTGCCACTGTCAGTGCTGAAAATGCACACTGGCAACACATTTCTAAGTCACTGAGAGGACCCCAGCATTTGCCCAGGAGACGTTTTTGAGCAAGCCTCTTTTAGATGAGCATTTGAACAGGCAGAATGGTATTCCTGCAAGGCGTTCGCCAGCAAGGTCTTCTATTCTTACAAGCTTATAAGTGGGTCAGACTTTGATAGAGAGAACCAAACTTTGTGAAAGCACCTCAAACCATCAGatgtcaaggtttttttttttttttttttttttttgagatggagtctggctgtgttgcccaggctggagtgcagtggtgtgatcttggttcactgcaacctccgcctcctgggttcaagcgattctcctctctcagccactggagtagctgggactacagtcatgcgccaccacacctggccagcttttacacttttagtagagacggggtttcaccatgttgaccaggctggtctcggacccctgacctcaagtgatctgcccgccttggcctcccaaagtgctgggattataggagtgagccaccgtgcctggctatctCAGGGTTTTTGAATAGACAATCTGGAGAGGAGAGACACATCATGGTGCAGATCAGTTGAGAAAAGTATAAAAGTCTAACAGGGGAGTGAATCCTAAAGAAGAGTATGCACTGTGGCTGACAATACTAGTAATGTGAGGGATGTGTAGGGGCCTTCAGGGGTAGGTATATGTATGTTGCATGCTTCCACCTAATCTTGTTTAAAGACATCAAGGAGAAAATTCTTCAAAATACCTACAAAGGATAAAAATGGGTTGCATCCATCTTCAAGAAGAAATGTAcactaagaataaaataatgttacCAAAACTCTTACTGAGAAATTAGGCAGAATATCTCTGTTTCACAAGGACAGAAGAATGGAATATTACCAGGAAACAGAGCAAACTGTTCCTGTCAGCCAGGGTGAGCTGCTACAAAGACCCTGATCTTAGAGTCCATGAAGacgaaaaaatgaaatataaggaGAAGCCACAACAGACGGTAACTACTAAAATGTCCTGCCAAGACAGAAGTCAGTGAATTTTGGGGCATTTTTACTCACACCTGCTGATGTCTGTCTTGGCCCACAGAGGACACAGAACCTATGGGAATTGGCCTCCTTTGACCAGATAGTTGACAGAGTCTTTAAACTTTCTGCCTAATTTTCAGGCTCTGGCAAATCCGGTATTTTGCTTTCTGAAAGTTCTTCCTCTTGTAGCACTGCTTTAAACAAgcaattgaaaaatgagaaaagtaaatCCAACCAGCAATTCTGCAGTCACTCTCTGCATAAACTATTTGCTACACTTCCATTATTTACTGTAGTAATCTGGATATAATCATTTCATAAGTTGGGTAGGTACATAGTGCATTTTTATGTTAGTCAGTTACCagtgacttaaaaatatttatgaggtTATAAAagacatttgcatttattttgtcaatttctgccctaattttaaaattctttcttcttcctgtccTAAGAATTGTAAAGTTTCACACCTCACTAGGCATTCTTGCCTCCTGACCCCTGGGTTCTAACATGATATAGCACTTCTCCTCACAGGACAGACCTGGCTAAGAAACTGGGTATCCTTTCAATAGAGTTCATTTGTTCATCTGTCACCAAGGAAACTGACTTCTGCCTGGTCTTGTATGCATACTTGGGTAAGGCAATCCTTAATTTTTTCCACTGCCCTATTCATTGCTCCTTTATAGCTCTGTTGCTAAGAGAGGCGAAACTGAGCAGTCATTTgctcaaaataagaaaaacaggaGCCTGTCTTTTGGATAGGCTGGATACCAAACAGGTGGGGAAACCTGGCGCTTCCCTTCTTCAGGTTAAATTTATGTTCAGTTAAGTTTGTTGAATGGCTAAATAATGGAAGCAAAGCCATTCCCTAAAAGAGCCACAGAACACCACAGACACTTAAAATTTAACTAAACTTACCTTTGGGATATTATAAGTCAAGTTCTAGAATAATTACCTGTAAGGAGTAGTGTCATTTCGTTTCACAGAACAGATTCCAATTAGCCTGAACTGCTTTCAGATAATCCTTGTATGTTTTTGCTCAGTTGCACTTGGATACATCCTGCCTCTTTCCCTGGATGGCAGGCTTCTTGATGGATCGGTGACCATGCCTTCTTTCATGTCTATACTGCATGCTTCAAGGCAGGAACAAATTTTGCAACCATACTTGGTAAAAACAAGCGCTAGAACTTAATTCATTTGGTAGCAAGGTTGTAGGGGGAAAAAGCACTTTAGACTCACAGAACCCTGGCCATATCCCTTCTGCTTTCTGGCCATCAgttttttctgagaaactgaaaaTACCAGTACCCGTTCCTGCCTGCTTCCTGGAAGCAGCAAGCATCCCTGGGAGAATGGCTGAAAAACTCCCTGTCCCAGTGTCAGGGATGCTCAGTcccaatttctttcattttgcaaCTGCTCATCTAAGAATTCTTGGGTTTGGCTTCTCACGGGGCTGCTGAAGAGCAAAGGATTGTATTAAAAAGGAGATTCTTGTGCCTTTATTCTCTATTATTACATACACTGGGAAGCAGCAAGTCATTCCTTGGGGGAGGTTtgtaaaaagagaaagcaagcagaggTTTCTTAGCAAAAGTCAAAGGTGCCCTCCTTGAATGAGATGCCAAGCTATTCTAAGACCTCGTCTGTCACAAGTCTCATGACATAAATACCTACCAATGGAGACACAGTTTGAGACAGCATGAGCGGGCAGACCAGCCACCCACCACTTCATATGTCTATTGGAGAGTGTAAGCACCTGTCTGACACCTGGGAGGGAAATAATGGAAGCAGGGTACTTGAAAAAAGGAGGCTAAGACCTCTTTCACTACCACCACAGCCCAGAGAGTCTCAAGGGGGTACTACAGTAGACGACTACACTGCTCTACAAGGGGCCAGGGTGCCCTTCAGAACAGGGTGAGCCCAGCTCACTGCTAATATATTATCTGGCCTGGAAGGTGGCAGCAAAAACCAGCCACAGAGAACGTGGAGCCTGCCTGGATGTGTGGGTGCCCCACCCAGAGCCTTTGTCTGCAGGACTTGCCATCCAGCCACGTCTGCCCCAGTTGTTAATTGGAGATCATGTCCCTGTAAAGGGGGCTTGCTTGTCACTTGCTGTGGTTAACAGCAAGAAACCCCTTCTTtgtatgtgcaaaaaaaaaaaaaaaagccagtttggGTACACTATTCTGTTCCTGTACAGCTGGGCAGGAGGCCCTCTCCCAGTTCTCCTCCTGCTGCCCTTCGGAGCACAGTTACTCTCTTTTCTAGGGGTCATGGCTCAAAATCCACCCAAGAAATCACCTGTTTGTGATGCACAGGAGAAGACAGAGGTTTGTGCATTGGTTTTCAAGATCTCTGCACCAGATGCCTGCGGAAGGGGCATCTTCTTGCAGCAGttaacattttatgttatgtttttgCTGGAAGAGTCTAAAACCAGATGGAGAAGGTGATGGAGCTCCTTTAGGTGACAGCATGCCACTCAACACGACCCGCAATTTCGTCCCCTGAGCTCAATGTGCTGAGCATGGGACGTCGGGGTTCTCCCTGGTACCGTCGATACTTAAGAGAGCTTCCGTAGCCTCTAGCCTGGAGGCGAGGGCTGGTTCCCGCCTCTCCACCTCGTGCGGGAGACTACTTTGAGAACACCCAACTTCGCAGCCTAAGAGGAATGCACAGCTCACCATTTCCGCTAGATGGCGCTACTTCCCCTACTCCGCCCGCCAGACacccaatttataaaataaatacaacccAACACCTCCCAAAACCACACCACATAATAGCAGCTCACAGGCTCCCATTAAAATCTCAATTTGGGAGAACTGATTCTACCTCCAAGCAAGTCTAATATAATTACATTAATAAGACACAATCCCGAATTGCACCCGAGCGTCCCCCACACCCGCCCTCCCATTGAATACACCTGTCCCCCATGCCCGGGCTTGTACCCTGGGTTGAGCCGCGGCGCGAGCCGGCGCTGAATCGTCGCCGTGCCCACCCGTCCACTTAGGAACGCTGGGGCGGCTTGGCAATGGGCATCCTCGGCCCTCAATCCAAGGTCCGCACCTTCCCGTACGCCAGCGCGCCGAGGCAAAGCGCAGCCGGGACGCGAGCCCACGCGGTGCACTGCGCCGACATCCCCGAGGGCAGGAGCTTGCCAGGCTGCTCCGCAGCCGGGCGTCGAGCGAGAGGCGGGGGCCCGGGCGGCGAGGGCCAATGGGGGTTCACGGCGGGACAGTCGGGTGGCCGGCTCCGTCCGGGGCTCCGCGAGCCGGGCTGAGGGAGGGAGCTCCCAGCCCGCACACGGAGTAAGGGACGTGTGCCGGGTCTGCCCAACCACGCGCGCTGGCGGCTGCCCGGGGGAGAgtattttaggaaaaaagaacaaacaccAAACCACAAAAACTTTCCTGCTGCCAACAGCTAAAGCGATCGAAGCGCAGCAAAGCTCCAAATGTGGGCAAGACGGGAGCAAGATGAGACGCGGGGCTAGGGAAGACCAAAGCAGCGCCGTGGCCCCGGCAAGTGTCGGCGGCGCCTCGGAGATGTCAGAGCCGGGTCCGCCCGGCTCCCGACCCGCGCTTACCTTGGCGGCTGCATGAGCCCCTGCGGCCCGCGGGGGGGTGGCGCTGGCGGGGCTGCGGGAGAAGAGGGGGTGTCGGGGCGCCGCTCGTCTGCCCCGGGGCAAGGTGGGAGGGGCTCCGCTGGCGCTGGTCCCCGCCGCCCCGGCCGGCTCAGCAGCGGCCCGGGGCGCGCCTCCTGCTCCCGGGCTGCATGCCTGCGAGCGCCTGGAGGAGCCGGCCCGGGAGCGAACGGCCAGTGCTTCCCCGACCCAGCGGCTCGGGCGGCGCAGCCAGCGCTCGGGAGACAACTGCAGAGTGGGGCGGCCGGGGCCAGCCCCCTCCCTCGCCCGGCCCCCGCCCGCCGCCGAGCGCGGCGTCGCGAGGTTCGTTTGCGCGCCGAGGGGAAGGGGCGGGCCG
This window encodes:
- the LOC129014423 gene encoding spidroin-2-like → MSPCGPRGGGAGGAAGEEGVSGRRSSAPGQGGRGSAGAGPRRPGRLSSGPGRASCSRAACLRAPGGAGPGANGQCFPDPAARAAQPALGRQLQSGAAGASPLPRPAPARRRARRREEGVTCRGVGSFLCTFTGEVHSRRLGSETHASLCAPKNKALKGCEA